A DNA window from Rossellomorea marisflavi contains the following coding sequences:
- a CDS encoding nucleotidyltransferase family protein, with product MIEILKVTAELDLPDCWVCAGFVRNKVWNHLHDRGWEPMNDIDVVYYDTSDTDEETEKKIELQLLKSVPHAPWSVKNQARMHEVNGDEPYVSTADAISKFPETATSVAVRLNDENALQLLAPWGIKDLVNMEVRPTPHFKETPHGYTVYEKRIQEKGWNKKWPMVKVFSRGGTVND from the coding sequence ATGATAGAAATACTTAAGGTCACAGCTGAATTAGACCTCCCCGACTGCTGGGTATGCGCGGGCTTTGTACGAAACAAGGTGTGGAACCATCTCCATGATCGGGGATGGGAACCAATGAATGATATCGATGTGGTATATTATGACACTAGTGACACCGACGAAGAGACAGAGAAAAAGATCGAACTTCAGCTTCTGAAGTCTGTTCCCCATGCTCCCTGGTCTGTGAAGAACCAGGCAAGGATGCATGAGGTGAATGGGGATGAGCCGTATGTATCCACCGCCGATGCCATCTCGAAATTCCCTGAGACAGCCACGAGTGTAGCCGTCAGATTGAATGATGAAAATGCTCTCCAATTGCTTGCTCCTTGGGGAATCAAGGATCTTGTCAACATGGAAGTGCGGCCGACCCCACATTTTAAGGAAACGCCACATGGATACACGGTTTATGAGAAGAGAATACAGGAAAAAGGATGGAACAAAAAATGGCCGATGGTGAAGGTCTTTTCCAGAGGGGGGACGGTGAATGACTGA
- a CDS encoding SET domain-containing protein, with protein sequence MIEVKMSPVSDGELRRGVFAKQDIPKGELIHEAPVIPYPNEEHHYIEKTFLADYVFEYGMNHTALLLGYGMLFNHSYTPNTIYDINFDNHTFDFYAYRDIKAGEELFINYNGEVDNDDPLWFNEKESDEEGTS encoded by the coding sequence ATGATTGAAGTGAAAATGTCTCCCGTCAGTGACGGGGAACTTAGAAGAGGTGTCTTTGCCAAACAGGACATTCCCAAAGGAGAGCTCATTCATGAGGCTCCGGTAATTCCATACCCTAATGAAGAGCATCACTATATTGAAAAGACCTTCTTGGCGGATTATGTGTTTGAGTATGGCATGAACCATACAGCCCTTCTCCTTGGTTATGGGATGCTTTTCAACCATTCCTATACTCCAAATACGATCTATGACATCAACTTTGATAATCATACATTCGATTTTTATGCGTATCGGGATATTAAAGCTGGCGAAGAGCTGTTTATCAACTACAATGGTGAAGTCGATAACGACGATCCTCTATGGTTTAACGAAAAAGAAAGTGACGAAGAAGGGACCTCCTAA
- a CDS encoding D-alanyl-D-alanine carboxypeptidase family protein, translated as MNGRKTASALLVSMLAVAGFQGEAFAAGEPEIHADAAIVIDGNSGKILYGENEHEELGIASMTKMMTEYLVQEAVKDGKIKWDQSYKISDKVYQLANAPGLSNVPLKQGESYTVKELYEAMVIKSGNGAAIALSEIVAGSEGEFVKQMNAKAKELGMKHYHFVNSSGLSNVDMLGMYPEGTEPDDENVVSAEDMATLAYRLIHDYPETLETSGLSSKKFRPGTEEELTMKSTNGLLKGKSFYYKGADGLKTGTTPFAGTTFTATAERNGNRYISVILDAKDANGQSSSAERFIQSAALLDYGFNEFEEVDLSLKDATAAPGNIKVYNGKEKELSVAIKEPIALTLPKEQKEKTEVELVLDPDKVTNDGKLIAPIEKGEKVGVLKVKNPPEEEYIPDGVPADYSVDVTADETVEKASWVVRSARGIKSFFKDLF; from the coding sequence ATGAATGGACGTAAGACGGCATCCGCCCTCTTGGTATCCATGCTTGCCGTCGCCGGGTTTCAAGGTGAAGCCTTTGCGGCAGGGGAGCCGGAAATCCATGCGGATGCGGCCATTGTAATAGATGGAAACTCAGGAAAGATCCTGTATGGTGAAAATGAACATGAAGAGCTGGGGATTGCCAGCATGACCAAAATGATGACGGAGTATCTGGTTCAAGAAGCCGTTAAAGATGGGAAGATCAAATGGGATCAATCCTACAAGATCAGCGACAAAGTTTATCAGCTCGCCAATGCTCCCGGATTGAGCAATGTTCCTTTGAAGCAGGGCGAATCCTATACAGTCAAAGAATTGTATGAAGCCATGGTCATCAAATCCGGAAACGGCGCAGCGATCGCCCTTTCAGAAATTGTCGCCGGATCAGAAGGTGAATTCGTCAAGCAGATGAATGCAAAAGCGAAAGAACTCGGGATGAAGCATTATCATTTCGTCAATTCTTCCGGTCTCAGCAATGTCGATATGCTTGGGATGTATCCGGAGGGTACTGAACCGGATGATGAGAATGTCGTATCTGCAGAAGATATGGCCACCCTTGCCTATCGTCTGATCCACGACTATCCCGAAACCCTTGAAACATCCGGGCTTTCGTCCAAGAAGTTCAGACCTGGCACCGAGGAAGAACTGACAATGAAAAGCACAAACGGACTACTGAAAGGGAAATCCTTCTATTATAAAGGAGCAGACGGGTTGAAAACCGGGACGACCCCATTTGCCGGCACCACGTTCACGGCAACAGCCGAACGGAACGGAAACCGCTACATATCTGTCATCCTGGATGCTAAAGATGCTAATGGTCAATCCAGCAGTGCCGAGCGGTTCATTCAATCTGCCGCGCTTCTGGACTACGGATTCAATGAATTCGAGGAAGTGGATTTATCCCTAAAGGATGCAACCGCAGCACCTGGAAACATAAAGGTATACAACGGAAAAGAAAAAGAACTCAGTGTCGCTATAAAAGAACCGATTGCACTGACCCTTCCAAAAGAACAAAAAGAAAAAACCGAGGTGGAATTGGTCCTGGATCCCGACAAAGTAACGAATGACGGTAAGCTGATCGCTCCGATTGAAAAAGGGGAAAAAGTCGGCGTCCTCAAGGTGAAGAATCCTCCTGAAGAGGAGTATATTCCTGACGGGGTACCCGCTGATTACTCAGTGGACGTAACGGCTGATGAGACGGTTGAAAAAGCGAGTTGGGTTGTACGAAGTGCCAGGGGCATCAAATCCTTCTTCAAAGATCTTTTTTAA
- a CDS encoding serine hydrolase domain-containing protein, whose amino-acid sequence MNLETSLIPWVEDIARKNDSSGHALYIMKDGKTVLEHYGGYHSFEPGAQKVNPTSRFNIASARKSYIGLMVAYALYDGLLKIDQPVHDYVKVKDPVFRGVSIRHLLTHTHGIGEGDSGLYTEFTPGENWSYNNVGVDTLAHLVMEMYGVTISSFLQGRIFNQLEWVETGWMTETSHELVKIIGNRDEKPMDGLHPDSDGTRKNLFVSAKELAWWGQLHLDKGKVGNRQIVPEEVVNLATSIHTPESLLDELPRNGAFWYVQDIPRIKSEIGDAVPAGSYQILGVTGPTILVIPKYQIVAVKMYNKRYNYGGADYLRYLKEFSNRVADACT is encoded by the coding sequence ATCAATCTCGAAACCTCTTTGATCCCCTGGGTAGAGGATATCGCCCGCAAAAATGATAGTTCAGGCCACGCCCTCTATATTATGAAAGATGGGAAGACCGTTCTTGAACATTACGGCGGATACCACTCGTTTGAACCAGGTGCCCAAAAGGTGAATCCAACATCACGCTTTAACATCGCATCTGCACGGAAGAGTTACATAGGGTTGATGGTCGCTTATGCCCTGTATGATGGCTTGCTCAAAATCGATCAACCCGTGCACGATTATGTAAAGGTAAAGGATCCCGTATTCAGGGGGGTCTCCATCAGGCATCTCCTGACCCACACTCACGGCATCGGAGAAGGGGACAGTGGCCTGTATACGGAATTCACTCCGGGAGAGAACTGGAGTTATAACAATGTTGGGGTAGATACACTGGCGCATCTGGTGATGGAGATGTACGGTGTGACCATCAGCTCCTTCCTTCAGGGAAGAATCTTCAATCAGCTGGAGTGGGTGGAAACGGGCTGGATGACAGAAACCTCACATGAATTGGTGAAAATCATCGGCAACAGAGATGAAAAGCCTATGGACGGTCTTCATCCAGATAGCGACGGAACTAGGAAAAACTTATTTGTTTCCGCAAAGGAGCTCGCTTGGTGGGGTCAACTGCACCTTGATAAAGGGAAGGTAGGTAACCGTCAAATCGTCCCAGAAGAAGTGGTCAATCTTGCTACAAGCATCCACACGCCCGAATCGCTTCTGGATGAGTTGCCACGAAACGGGGCGTTTTGGTACGTACAGGACATCCCGCGGATAAAAAGTGAAATCGGGGATGCTGTACCTGCTGGTTCCTACCAGATTCTTGGCGTGACAGGACCGACGATCCTGGTGATCCCGAAATATCAAATTGTTGCTGTCAAAATGTATAACAAAAGGTATAATTACGGAGGCGCAGATTACCTTCGATACTTGAAGGAATTCAGTAATAGGGTGGCTGACGCCTGTACATAA
- a CDS encoding aminopeptidase: protein MSNLKNYAALAVKVGVNIQEGQALWISAPLGTEEFVRLVVKEAYMAGSKNVHVQWFDEAVLRTHYELAPEETFYEYPEWLAAAHEWLVDHRGAFLQVDSGDPDLLKGIDAERITAFEKASGDALDRFYEAIENDHIPWSIVAIPSQEWAEKVFPDLKGSEAVDTLWEHIFQSVRMDEPDPVEAWKKHINELTSRAERLNDLNLRELHYAAPGTDLTLHLHEDHIWLTGASKTPDGKDFIANMPTEEVYTVPVKNGVNGTVRATKPLAYNGNVIDDFTLTFKDGKIIHATAQTGVEILKKMIDIDEGAAFLGEVALVPHDSPISNSGILFFNTLFDENASNHLAIGSSYPTCMKDGSILSDEEKEARGLNESVVHEDFMIGSGRMDIVGVTKDGESVQIFKEGNWAF from the coding sequence ATGAGTAACTTGAAGAATTATGCGGCCCTTGCAGTCAAGGTAGGGGTGAATATCCAAGAGGGACAGGCACTTTGGATCAGTGCTCCCCTCGGGACGGAGGAATTCGTCCGTTTGGTGGTGAAGGAAGCCTACATGGCCGGATCGAAAAATGTGCATGTACAGTGGTTCGATGAAGCGGTTTTGAGGACCCACTATGAACTTGCGCCGGAAGAGACATTTTATGAGTATCCTGAGTGGCTGGCTGCTGCCCACGAATGGCTGGTCGATCACAGAGGTGCTTTTCTGCAGGTTGATTCAGGAGATCCCGATCTTTTGAAGGGAATTGATGCAGAAAGGATCACCGCCTTTGAAAAAGCGAGCGGAGATGCTCTGGACCGATTTTATGAAGCCATAGAGAACGACCACATCCCATGGTCGATCGTGGCAATCCCTTCCCAGGAATGGGCAGAGAAAGTCTTTCCCGATCTAAAGGGTTCCGAAGCAGTCGATACATTATGGGAACATATCTTCCAATCGGTACGGATGGATGAACCAGATCCTGTCGAGGCGTGGAAGAAGCATATCAATGAACTGACTTCAAGGGCAGAGAGACTGAACGATTTGAATTTAAGGGAACTGCATTATGCTGCACCGGGCACAGATCTCACCTTGCATCTGCATGAAGACCATATTTGGCTGACTGGTGCAAGCAAGACACCTGATGGAAAGGACTTCATCGCCAATATGCCTACGGAGGAAGTGTATACCGTTCCGGTCAAAAACGGGGTGAACGGGACCGTCCGTGCAACAAAACCCCTTGCCTACAACGGCAATGTCATCGATGATTTCACCCTTACATTCAAAGATGGGAAGATCATTCACGCTACTGCTCAAACAGGAGTAGAGATCCTGAAAAAAATGATCGACATAGACGAAGGCGCGGCCTTTCTTGGCGAAGTGGCTCTCGTTCCCCACGATTCACCGATCTCAAACTCCGGGATTCTTTTCTTCAACACCCTCTTTGATGAAAATGCATCCAATCACTTGGCGATCGGTTCTTCCTATCCTACCTGTATGAAGGATGGCAGTATCCTCTCAGATGAAGAAAAAGAAGCAAGGGGACTGAACGAAAGCGTGGTTCATGAAGATTTCATGATCGGTTCCGGGAGAATGGATATCGTCGGTGTAACCAAGGATGGAGAGAGTGTACAGATTTTCAAAGAAGGGAACTGGGCATTCTGA
- a CDS encoding DUF805 domain-containing protein, whose translation MSWFLKGLKQYADFRGRARRQEYWMFTLFSFILGAILYSLLFIGIAMDSMGMIVFGLILFIIYVLALFVPTLAVTVRRLHDTGRSGVWYFINFVPFAGGIILLVFCCLDSENGNNQWGTNPKNSGSAIEAI comes from the coding sequence ATGAGCTGGTTTTTAAAAGGATTGAAGCAATACGCTGATTTTAGAGGGCGGGCAAGAAGGCAAGAATATTGGATGTTTACTCTTTTTAGTTTCATTTTAGGTGCCATTCTATATTCCTTACTTTTCATTGGGATTGCTATGGATTCAATGGGCATGATTGTGTTCGGATTGATTCTTTTCATCATTTATGTACTTGCACTATTTGTTCCGACACTCGCCGTCACTGTACGAAGATTGCACGATACGGGCCGAAGTGGAGTATGGTATTTCATCAACTTTGTACCATTTGCAGGAGGAATCATTTTATTGGTGTTCTGCTGCCTCGATAGCGAGAACGGAAATAATCAGTGGGGAACGAACCCAAAGAATAGCGGTAGTGCAATCGAAGCAATCTAA
- a CDS encoding glycerol-3-phosphate responsive antiterminator — MSFEGQSILPAVRSMKDFDKMLKTSFQYGVFLDLHVGMLKSVFDYAKKEKRNMFLHLDLIHGLSSDEYATEYICQEIKPYGIISTKGSVIKKARQRGIYATQRIFVIDSSAMKRSIELIHKTDPDYIEVLPGVVPKIIREIGEKTGKPIFAGGLIDTVEEVEASLEAGATAITTSNLDLWKYYDRKNLIN; from the coding sequence ATGAGTTTTGAAGGACAAAGTATTTTACCCGCAGTGAGATCGATGAAGGATTTTGACAAAATGCTCAAAACATCATTCCAATACGGAGTATTCCTGGATCTCCACGTAGGGATGCTGAAAAGCGTATTCGACTATGCTAAAAAGGAAAAACGGAATATGTTCCTCCATCTGGATTTGATCCATGGCTTATCGAGCGATGAATATGCAACAGAATACATCTGTCAGGAAATCAAGCCGTACGGGATCATCTCCACCAAAGGGAGCGTCATTAAAAAGGCGCGTCAAAGGGGGATTTATGCCACACAGCGAATATTCGTCATTGATTCCAGTGCCATGAAAAGGAGCATTGAGCTCATTCATAAGACGGACCCCGACTACATAGAAGTGCTTCCCGGGGTTGTACCGAAAATTATTCGTGAGATAGGCGAAAAGACGGGGAAACCGATTTTTGCAGGCGGTTTGATTGATACCGTGGAGGAAGTAGAGGCATCCCTTGAAGCAGGCGCCACGGCCATTACAACGTCCAATCTCGATCTTTGGAAATATTATGATAGAAAAAATCTTATTAACTGA